The DNA region AAGTAAAGGAACAGCGAGCCCAAGATGCGACAAAACGGGCAGAAGTCAGTGCACCTCCCCGTCACAGCGAGCATCACACAGGCTATGCTGTCGATATTGGTGATGGCAATGTCCCCGGCACAAATCTCAGCCCAAGTTTTGAAAATACTGCCGCATTCAATTGGTTACAAAGTAATGCTGCGCGGTTTAGTTTTGAGCTATCTTTCCCTCGCGATAATCCCCAAGGCATTGCCTATGAGCCTTGGCATTGGAGATTTGTCGGCGACCAAGATAGCCTCGAACTATTTTATAAATCCCGCAATTTTAGCGAGACAGCCGCCGAGTCAGACACTGAAACAGAGAACTAAATAAATAAAAAATATATTGCGAAAATCCTATGGTTGACTCTCTCCCTCAAACCCAATGGTGGGTACAGCGCTGGTTAGAATTGCTTGATTCCTATCGTTTCAAAAAAAGATTGGAACGGGCACGTATCTATGCGAAAGAGGGAAATGTACTGAGCATTGATTTTGTCGGTTCTAAGGCGATCGCCGCCGTTCAAGGCAGTGAACCGGAACCCTACAAAGTTTCGTTGACGCTGTCTACTTTTAGTGGCGAAGATTGGGGATTTGTGATCGAATCTTTAGGACAAAAAGCGATTTTTTCAGCGCAATTATTGGCTGGAGAGATGCCTGCTGCCATCGAAGAAGTTTTTACACAAAATGGTTTAAATCTCTTTCCGTTTACCCTCGGAGATGTGAAATCTAAGTGTAGTTGTCCTGACAAAGCCAATCCCTGCAAACACATTGGTGCAGTGTATTATCAGCTCGGCGATCGCTTTAGTGAAGACCCTTTTGTCATTTTTCAGTTACGTGGTCGCACTCGACCTCAAATCCTCGATGCTCTCAAAGATTTTCGTCTAGGTCAGAATGCTGATGTTGAGCCAGAAAAGGAACAAAAGAAA from [Leptolyngbya] sp. PCC 7376 includes:
- a CDS encoding SWIM zinc finger family protein translates to MVDSLPQTQWWVQRWLELLDSYRFKKRLERARIYAKEGNVLSIDFVGSKAIAAVQGSEPEPYKVSLTLSTFSGEDWGFVIESLGQKAIFSAQLLAGEMPAAIEEVFTQNGLNLFPFTLGDVKSKCSCPDKANPCKHIGAVYYQLGDRFSEDPFVIFQLRGRTRPQILDALKDFRLGQNADVEPEKEQKKSTKSASTTVKKAKTKQTLDFEKFWQYDQPLDPSLVVLTPPTDGKTTLEVLGQLNLPQEEALVFQSYLQQVYTAASQQALMQALQGGS